Proteins encoded within one genomic window of Oryza brachyantha chromosome 7, ObraRS2, whole genome shotgun sequence:
- the LOC102718468 gene encoding mavicyanin-like — translation MSCRSKMLPLMAVVAVVALLPAAAVATNYTVGDEKGWNPDVDYTAWVKKHRPFYKGDWLLFEYQNGRSDVVQVDEVGYDNCDKANAMSSYSKGHSYAFQLKEAKDYYFICSYGYCYNGMKLAVTAKKGPASAGSSSSSSSSSSKSDTASSSKSAAASSSLAKPHAALLAVAFLFLRML, via the exons ATGAGCTGCCGGAGCAAGATGCTGCCGCTGATGgccgtggtggcggtggtggcgctgctgccggcggcggcggtggcgaccaACTACACGGTGGGCGACGAGAAGGGCTGGAACCCGGACGTGGACTACACGGCGTGGGTGAAGAAGCACCGCCCCTTCTACAAGGGCGACTGGCTCC tgTTCGAGTACCAGAACGGGAGGTCGGACGTGGTGCAGGTGGACGAGGTCGGGTACGACAACTGCGACAAGGCGAACGCCATGAGCAGCTACAGCAAGGGGCACAGCTACGCGTTCCAGCTGAAGGAGGCCAAGGACTACTACTTCATCTGCAGCTACGGCTACTGCTACAACGGCATGAagctcgccgtcaccgccaaGAAGGGCCCTGCCTCCGCcggctcttcctcctcctcctcctcctcctcctccaagtCCGAcactgcctcctcctccaagtccgccgccgcctcctcgtctcTCGCCAAGCCCCacgccgccctcctcgccgtcgccttcctcttcctcagGATGCTCTGA
- the LOC102714478 gene encoding flavin-containing monooxygenase FMO GS-OX-like 9, whose protein sequence is MSSSLSDRSSKKVCIVGAGLAGLAAARELRREGLDATVLEQCGGVGGQWLYDAATDGGDPLGLAGVHSSIYASLRLNSPREVGGFSDFPFRPSNGGGDARRYPVHSELLSYITEFCDVFGLMDAVRLSTTVVRVAMAPPRRDGSLRWTVGSKRDGEEVETEEVFDAVVVATGHYSQPRLPRIDGMDRWRRRQLHSHSYRVPDSFHGEVVVIVGCSVSGKEIALELQRVVKEVHFSARSMEEEAMKPAMAKLLARYANIHLHPLIEHLCDDGRVVFHDGSCVVADTIIYCTGYSYSFPFLETEGKVTVDDNCVGPLYEHVFPPALAPSLSFVGIPAKVILPRFVEAQARWVAQVLSGRRTLPSPEEMLRAVEEHAASMEAAGTPKRRTHDLLLDLEYCDEYGERTCGFPRIEQWKKELIRSSISDMRDDIETYRDGYHDNEVVTQGLRLHGWTWTWMQEKDDGGGEEGIVQAMGSLPV, encoded by the coding sequence ATGTCGTCATCGTTATCGGATCGGAGCTCCAAGAAGGTCTGCATCGTCGGCGCCGGTCTAGCCGGCTTGGCGGCCGCGCGCGAGCTCCGGCGAGAGGGCCTCGACGCCACGGTGCTCGAGCagtgcggcggcgtcggcgggcaGTGGCTGTACGACGCGgcgaccgacggcggcgatccGCTCGGCTTGGCCGGCGTGCACAGCAGCATCTACGCCTCGCTCCGTCTCAACAGCCCCAGGGAGGTCGGCGGATTCTCCGATTTCCCATTCCGCCccagcaacggcggcggcgacgcgcggcggtACCCCGTCCATAGCGAGTTGCTCAGCTACATCACGGAGTTCTGCGACGTGTTCGGCCTCATGGACGCCGTCAGGCTCAGCACGACCGTCGTTCGCGTCGCtatggcgccgccgcggcgcgacGGCTCGCTACGGTGGACGGTGGGGAGCAAGCGCGACGGCGAAGAAGTGGAGACGGAGGAGGTGTTCGACGCCGTCGTGGTGGCCACCGGGCACTACTCCCAGCCAAGGCTTCCAAGGATCGACGGGATGGacaggtggaggcggcggcagctgcaTAGCCACTCGTACCGCGTTCCGGACTCCTTCCACGGCGAGGTCGTCGTCATCGTTGGCTGCAGCGTGAGTGGTAAGGAAATCGCCCTTGAGCTCCAGCGCGTCGTCAAGGAGGTGCACTTCAGCGCCAGGTCCATGGAGGAGGAAGCCATGAAGCCGGCGATGGCTAAGTTGCTCGCCAGGTATGCCAACATTCACCTACACCCGCTGATCGAACACCTGTGCGACGACGGGCGGGTGGTGTTCCACGACGGCTcatgcgtcgtcgccgacacAATTATCTACTGCACTGGCTACTCCTACTCGTTCCCGTTCCTGGAGACGGAGGGGAAGGTCACCGTCGACGATAACTGCGTCGGGCCGCTGTACGAGCACGTGTTCccgccggcgctggcgccgtcgctgtcgttCGTGGGCATCCCGGCCAAGGTGATCCTGCCGCGGTTCGTCGAAGCGCAGGCGAGGTGGGTGGCGCAGGTGCTGTCCGGCCGGAGGACGCTGCCGTCTCCGGAGGAGATGCTACGCGCCGTCGAGGAGCACGCCGCATCCATGGAGGCCGCCGGCACGCCGAAGCGGCGGACGCACGACCTGCTGCTGGACCTGGAGTACTGCGACGAGTACGGCGAGCGCACCTGCGGCTTCCCGCGGATTGAGCAGTGGAAGAAGGAGCTCATCCGGTCGTCCATCTCCGACATGCGGGACGACATCGAGACCTACCGCGACGGCTACCACGACAACGAGGTCGTCACCCAAGGCCTGCGGCTGCATGGCTGGACCTGGACCTGGATGCAGGAgaaggacgacggcggcggcgaagaaggAATCGTACAGGCCATGGGCTCTCTTCCTGTCTAA
- the LOC102715038 gene encoding uncharacterized protein LOC102715038, which yields MAGKRKRAAARHSNVVAGKAAAAATTVSARLRRSETTAHDTYVVRVGDIHVVTTVTARPAVARPGGCAPRCGVTAAASAPAPGSPSAWGAVEAAVPRARRRRPGTLQLCVGRRCLVFQIARAAAANGVPAALQRFLADNGVAFVGYGVRSDCRKLAAHHEGVRVACTRELRSVTGMGNASMERMAEELLGLAGMKKPVTVSRSRWDAPKLSKKQVKYACVDAFLSLRLGVHVGVTPSSSSD from the coding sequence ATGGCCGGCAAGAGGAagcgagccgccgcgcgccattCGAACGTGGTCGCCGGgaaggcagcagcagcggccaCCACGGTGTCGGCGCGCCTTCGACGCTCGGAGACGACGGCGCACGACACCTACGTCGTGCGGGTCGGAGACATCCACGTCGTCACCACCGTGACCGCGCGCCCGGCCGTGGCGCGCCCCGGTGGGTGTGCGCCACGCTGtggcgtcaccgccgccgcctccgctccggCGCCGGGCTCACCATCGGCATGGGGTGCAGTGGAGGCCGCCGTtccgcgcgctcgccggcggcgcccgggCACGCTGCAGCTCTGCGTCGGGCGCCGGTGCCTCGTGTTCCAGATCGCtcgggcggccgccgccaacgGCGTCCCCGCCGCGCTCCAGCGGTTCCTGGCCGACAACGGCGTGGCGTTCGTGGGCTACGGCGTCCGCTCCGACTGCCGCAAACTGGCCGCCCACCATGAAGGAGTGCGGGTGGCGTGCACGCGCGAGCTCCGCTCCGTGACCGGCATGGGCAACGCGTCCATGGAGCGCATGGCGGAGGAGCTCCTCGGGCTCGCCGGGATGAAGAAGCCGGTGACGGTGAGCCGGAGCAGGTGGGACGCGCCCAAGCTGTCAAAGAAGCAGGTGAAGTACGCGTGCGTCGAcgccttcctctccctccgcctcggcgtccATGTCGGCGTcacgccttcctcttcttccgaCTAG
- the LOC102713925 gene encoding probable inactive purple acid phosphatase 2, whose product MLTTPTHVASLGVPGKMHPKTHLLLFLLAALAAGEASAAATTLTATPAKLAQSDSQITIRWSGLPDPDGLDYVGIYSPPSSSDRDFLGYLFLNGSATWRTGSGELTLPRLPNLRAPYQFRLFRWPAREYSYHHIDHDGNPLPHGRHRVAASGDVAFESPARPDQVHLSFADGADEMRVMFVCGDAGKRVVRYGPGKEEGAGWKEVDTEVRTYEQKHMCDSPANSSVGWRDPGFVFDGLIKGLEPGKRYFYKVGSDSGGWSDTYSFISRDSEANETIAFLFGDMGTYIPYNTYIRTQEESLSTVKWILRDIQALGDKPAFISHIGDISYARGYAWVWDHFFSQIEPIAANTPYHVCIGNHEYDWPSQPWKPWWSSGIYGTDGGGECGIPYSVKFRMPGNSFVPTGTGAPDTRNLYYSFDSGVVHFVYMSTETNFVEGSDQLKFLKADLEKVNRSRTPFIVFQGHRPMYTTSNEARDFAHRQQMIQHLEPLLVTYKVTLALWGHVHRYERFCPMKNFQCFNMSSSFVYPGAPVHLVIGMGGQDYQPFWQPRHDHPDVPVYPQPERSMYRGGEFGYTKLVATKEKLTLMYVGNHDGQVHDMVEIFSGQVSSNSDATEVVDDTKLSTGVSTKLKIPLVSLEIVGSAVLALVLGFSFGFLIRRKKEAAQWTQVKNEES is encoded by the exons ATGCTAACTACTCCTACCCACGTCGCCTCGCTCGGCGTCCCCGGCAAAATGCACCCCAAaacccacctcctcctcttcctcctcgcggccctcgccgccggcgaagcctCAGCGGCGGCCACCACGCTCACGGCCACGCCGGCGAAGCTCGCGCAGTCCGACAGCCAGATCACGATCCGGTGGTCGGGCCTCCCGGACCCGGACGGCCTCGATTACGTGGGCATCtactcgccgccgtcctcctccgaCCGCGACTTCCTCGGCTACCTCTTCCTCAACGGCTCCGCCACCTGGCGCACGGGCTCCGGGGAGCTCACCCTCCCGCGCCTCCCCAACCTGCGCGCCCCCTACCAGTTCCGCCTCTTCCGCTGGCCCGCCAGGGAGTACTCCTACCACCACATCGACCACGACGGCAACCCTCTCCCCCAcggccgccaccgcgtcgccgcctccggggACGTCGCCTTCGAGTCCCCCGCCCGCCCCGACCAGGTGCACCTCTCGTTCGCCGATGGGGCCGACGAGATGCGGGTCATGTTCGTCTGCGGCGACGCCGGGAAGAGGGTGGTCAGGTAcgggcccgggaaggaggagggggcggGCTGGAAGGAGGTGGACACGGAGGTGAGGACGTACGAGCAGAAGCACATGTGCGACTCGCCGGCGAACAGCAGCGTCGGGTGGAGGGATCCCGGGTTCGTCTTCGATGGCCTCATCAAGGGATTGGAGCCCGGGAAGAGGTACTTCTACAAG GTTGGTAGTGACTCTGGAGGATGGAGTGATACTTACAGCTTCATTTCACGTGACAGTGAGGCCAATGAAACCATTGCATTCCTATTTGGTGACATGGGCACTTATATACCATACAACACCTATATACGTACCCAAGAAGAAAGCTTGTCAACTGTAAAGTGGATACTTCGTGATATTCAAGCTCTTGGTGATAAACCTGCATTTATTTCACACATTGGGGACATCAGCTATGCTAGAGGTTATGCTTGGGTATGGGATCACTTCTTTAGCCAGATTGAACCTATTGCTGCCAATACTCCATACCATGTCTGCATAGGAAACCATGAGTATGATTGGCCATCGCAACCTTGGAAACCATGGTGGTCCTCTGGTATATATGGGACAGACGGTGGAGGTGAATGTGGCATACCTTACAGTGTAAAGTTCAGAATGCCTGGAAATTCTTTTGTGCCTACTGGCACTGGAGCTCCCGACACCCGGAATCTTTActattcctttgattcagGTGTTGTGCATTTTGTTTACATGTCAACTGAAACTAATTTTGTTGAGGGCAGTGACCAACTCAAATTCTTAAAAGCTGACCTTGAGAAGGTCAACCGAAGTAGAACTCCTTTCATTGTATTTCAGGGCCACCGGCCCATGTATACAACAAGCAATGAAGCTAGGGACTTTGCTCACAGACAGCAGATGATCCAACACCTGGAACCACTCTTGGTGACATACAAAGTGACCCTTGCACTCTGGGGACATGTCCACAGGTACGAGAGGTTCTGCCCCATGAAAAACTTCCAATGTTTCAACATGTCATCAAGTTTCGTATACCCTGGTGCTCCTGTTCATCTTGTGATCGGGATGGGTGGTCAAGATTATCAACCATTCTGGCAACCAAGGCATGACCACCCTGATGTTCCTGTCTATCCGCAGCCTGAGAGATCCATGTACCGTGGTGGTGAATTTGGTTACACGAAACTTGTAGCTACAAAGGAGAAGCTAACACTAATGTACGTCGGAAACCATGATGGGCAAGTCCATGATATGGTCGAGATATTCTCTGGACAAGTATCTAGTAACAGTGATGCTACTGAGGTGGTCGATGATACAAAGCTCAGCACAGGGGTAAGCACCAAACTGAAAATTCCTCTGGTGTCCTTGGAAATCGTAGGCAGCGCTGTGCTTGCACTGGTTCTCGGTTTCTCTTTTGGATTTCTGATTAGAAGGAAGAAAGAAGCTGCACAGTGGACCCAAGTGAAGAACGAGGAGTCCTAA
- the LOC102714203 gene encoding flavin-containing monooxygenase FMO GS-OX-like 8, with protein sequence MVQNIDQDASQSHRLNPIMEDKVSPDWSSKKVCVVGAGMWGLAAARELRREGLDVAVLEQSGGVGGQWLYDAATDGGDPLGLAGVHSSIFASLRLNSPREMMGFSDFPFRPSAAGGDARRYPVHGELLRYVRDFCDVFGLMDAVRLNTRVVRVAMAPPRRDGSLKWTVTSKRDGEEVETEEVFDAVVVATGHYSQPRLPSIEGMDRWRRRQLHSHSYRVSDSFHGEVVVIVGCSLSGMEIALELLCVAKEVHLSAKSTEEDMVAATSKMLSRHGNLHLRPQVEHLREDGRVVFDDGSCVVADTVVYCTGYNYSFPFLETEGKVTVDDNGVGPLYEHVFPPSLAPSLSFVGIPSKVILPQFAEVQARWVAHVLSGRRTLPSPEEMLRAVEEHAASMEAAGTPKRRTHDLLLDLEQCDEYGERTCGFPRMEQWKKEILRSSFSGLLDDIETYRDGYRDSDLVRHGLRHDGWTNEKDVGDDEEHASLPA encoded by the exons aTGGTGCAGAATATAG ACCAAGACGCATCCCAGTCGCACAGGCTGAATCCAATCATGGAGGACAAGGTGTCGCCCGATTGGAGCTCCAAGAAGGTGTGCGTCGTTGGCGCCGGGATGTGGGGGCTGGCGGCGGCTCGCGAGCTGCGGCGGGAGGGCCTCGACGTGGCGGTGCTCGagcagagcggcggcgtcggcgggcaGTGGCTGTACGACGCAgcgaccgacggcggcgacccgcTTGGGCTGGCCGGCGTGCATAGCAGCATCTTTGCATCGCTCCGTCTCAACAGCCCGAGGGAGATGATGGGCTTCTCCGACTTCCCGTTCCGccccagcgccgccggcggcgacgcccggCGGTACCCCGTCCACGGCGAGCTGCTCAGGTACGTCAGGGACTTCTGCGACGTGTTCGGCCTCATGGACGCCGTCAGGCTCAACACGAGGGTCGTGCGCGTCGCCATGGCGCCACCACGGCGCGACGGCTCGCTGAAGTGGACGGTGACGAGCAAGCGCGACGGCGAAGAAGTGGAGACGGAGGAGGTGTTCGACGCCGTCGTGGTGGCCACCGGGCACTACTCCCAGCCTAGGCTGCCGAGCATCGAAGGGATGGacaggtggaggaggaggcagctgCATAGCCACTCGTACCGCGTCTCCGACTCCTTCCATGGCGaggtcgtcgtcatcgtcggcTGCAGCCTGAGCGGTATGGAAATCGCCCTGGAGCTCCTGTGCGTCGCCAAGGAGGTGCACCTGAGCGCCAAGTCGACGGAGGAGGAcatggtggcggcgacgtccaagaTGCTCTCCAGGCACGGCAACCTTCACCTGCGCCCGCAGGTCGAACACCTGCGCGAGGACGGGCGGGTGGTGTTCGACGACGGCTCGTGCGTCGTCGCGGACACTGTCGTGTACTGCACGGGGTACAATTACTCATTCCCGTTCTTGGAGACGGAGGGGAAGGTCACCGTCGACGACAACGGCGTGGGGCCGCTGTACGAGCACGTGTTCCCGCCGTCtctcgcgccgtcgctgtcctTCGTGGGCATCCCGTCCAAGGTGATCCTGCCGCAGTTCGCCGAGGTGCAGGCGAGGTGGGTGGCGCACGTTTTGTCCGGGCGGAGGACGCTACCGTCACCGGAGGAGATGCTGCGGGCGGTCGAGGAGCACGCCGCATCCATGGAGGCCGCCGGCACGCCGAAGCGGCGGACGCACGACCTGCTGTTGGACCTGGAGCAGTGTGACGAGTACGGCGAGCGCACCTGTGGCTTCCCGCGGATGGAGCAGTGGAAGAAGGAGATCTTGCGGTCGTCCTTCTCCGGTTTGCTCGACGACATCGAGACCTACCGCGACGGCTACCGCGATAGCGACCTCGTCCGCCATGGCCTGCGCCACGACGGCTGGACGAACGAGAAGGACGTCGGCGATGACGAAGAACATGCCTCTCTGCCTGCCTaa
- the LOC121054891 gene encoding Werner Syndrome-like exonuclease, producing the protein MVATATPVSTRLRRSTGTHDEYVVCVGRRQVVATVTAHAGAARRWLHTTRWRHRGRLHSDCGFTVGMGVQWNPKFRAPEGGADPRSGTLQLCVGHRCLVFQIAHANAVPAVLRRFLADTRVVFVAYGVRCDCRKLEEHHGLEVARTVELRGLPSMGNTSMERMAEKHLGWHGVSKPRKVGTSRWDARKLTKEQVQYACVDAYVTFRLAVHRDAGDDMSA; encoded by the coding sequence atggtcgccaccgccacccccgtGTCcacgcgcctccgccgctccaCCGGCACGCACGACGAGTACGTGGTGTGCGTGGGCCGCCGCCAGGTCGTCGCCACGGTCACCGcacacgcgggcgcggcgcgccgGTGGCTGCATACCACGAGGTGgcgccaccgcggccgccTCCACTCCGACTGCGGCTTCACCGTCGGCATGGGGGTGCAGTGGAACCCGAAGTTCCGCGCGCCGGAGGGCGGCGCGGACCCGCGGTCGGGCACGCTGCAGCTGTGCGTCGGCCACCGGTGCCTGGTGTTCCAGATCGCGCACGCCAACGCCGTCCCCGCCGTGCTCCGGCGGTTCCTGGCCGACACACGCGTCGTCTTCGTGGCCTACGGCGTCCGCTGCGACTGCCGCAAGCTGGAAGAGCACCACGGGCTGGAAGTCGCGCGCACGGTGGAGCTGCGGGGGCTGCCCAGCATGGGCAACACGTCGATGGAGCGCATGGCGGAGAAGCACCTCGGGTGGCACGGGGTCTCGAAGCCGAGGAAGGTGGGCACGAGCAGGTGGGACGCGCGCAAGCTGACCAAGGAGCAGGTGCAGTACGCCTGCGTCGACGCGTACGTCACcttccgcctcgccgtccaccgcgacgccggcgacgacatGTCAGCCTGA
- the LOC107303381 gene encoding uncharacterized protein LOC107303381 — translation VATRLRRSTPTHAAYTVRVADRRVVALVTAHAAYARRWVYTTRWLHHRLVRSGRLRVGLGVQWTPTRRPLHRGPPPPATLQLCVGHRCLVFQLAQADAVPAVLRRFLADPRVTFVGSGSLNDRRMLSAYYDLHVASGRELRSMASMGNASMEAMADRFLGYPGIDKPMNVAMSGWHVPYLSIEQVQYACVDAYLAFRLAVHLSSAHQLVPAHAPPPPPARRAPVYLHAPLPPGPRVAVLAPPPAQRALVRPRAPPPSAPVYRAVPRAEHAAQTNWALVSTAVDVDDDASESENSSNITDSGRPRAAASDSDIDEEYSSSYAASDGHAFSSDDFELMGHGMLSSDEEDGYAEFVLGMGGLNLDIDSDDDNDDDEGYNGNASIGIVTLQSYDEYGSIGIVTLQSYQMAGNEEMFVRNGGATLEELEDDIVAGAGPANVEEGGGGGGGGGHEAFEGGIQSFDVDEGDDGEDDWYDQDQDYGDESLDYDSSGGLY, via the coding sequence gtcgccacgcgcctccgccgctccaCGCCCACCCACGCCGCCTACAccgtccgcgtcgccgaccgccgcgtcgtcgccctcgTCACCGCCCACGCCGCCTACGCCCGCCGCTGGGTCTACACCACCCGCTggctccaccaccgcctcgtACGCTCCGGCCGCCTCCGGGTCGGCCTCGGCGTCCAGTGGACCCCGACCCGCCGCCCGCTCCACCGCgggcccccgccgccggccaccctGCAGCTCTGCGTCGGCCACCGCTGCCTCGTCTTCCAGCTCGCCCAGGCCGATGCCGTCCCCGCCGTGCTCCGCAGGTTCCTCGCCGACCCGCGCGTCACCTTCGTCGGCTCCGGCTCCTTGAACGACCGCCGGATGCTGAGTGCCTACTACGACCTCCACGTCGCGTCGGGCCGCGAGCTGCGTTCCATGGCTAGCATGGGGAACGCCTCCATGGAGGCCATGGCCGATCGCTTCCTTGGCTACCCTGGCATCGACAAGCCCATGAACGTCGCCATGAGCGGCTGGCACGTGCCCTACCTTTCGATCGAACAGGTGCAGTACGCCTGCGTCGACGCCTACCTCGCcttccgcctcgccgtccacCTCTCCTCCGCCCACCAGCTCGTCCCCGCCcacgcgcctccgcctcctcccgctcgTCGCGCGCCCGTTTACCTCCACGCGCCGCTGCCTCCCGgtccgcgcgtcgccgtgCTCGCGCCACCGCCCGCTCAGCGCGCGCTAGTCCGCCCCCGCGCGCCCCCTCCTTCTGCTCCGGTGTACCGTGCGGTGCCTCGCGCCGAGCACGCTGCTCAGACGAACTGGGCGCTGGTATCAACAGCCGTGGACGTGGACGACGACGCGTCGGAGTCAGAGAACAGCAGCAATATCACTGACAGCGGAcgcccacgcgccgccgcctcagaCTCAGACATTGACGAGGAGTACTCATCAAGCTATGCTGCTTCAGATGGCCATGCCTTCTCTTCAGATGACTTCGAGCTCATGGGGCATGGAATGCTGTCGTCGGACGAGGAGGATGGCTATGCAGAATTTGTCCTAGGGATGGGAGGTCTCAACCTTGACATCGACAGCGAtgacgacaacgacgacgacgaaggctACAATGGCAACGCCAGCATTGGAATTGTGACTCTTCAGAGCTATGACGAGTACGGCAGCATCGGAATTGTGACTCTTCAGAGCTACCAGATGGCTGGCAATGAGGAAATGTTTGTCAGGAATGGAGGGGCCACGCTTGAGGAGCTGGAAGATGACATTGTCGCCGGAGCCGGCCCGGCCAACGTCGAGGAGgggggtggtggcggcggcggtggtggccatGAAGCATTCGAGGGGGGCATCCAGTCGTTCGACGTCGATGAGGGTGACGATGGAGAAGATGATTGGTATGATCAAGATCAGGACTATGGGGATGAGTCTCTTGATTATGACAGTAGTGGAGGCCTCTACTAG